The following coding sequences lie in one Drosophila sulfurigaster albostrigata strain 15112-1811.04 chromosome 2R, ASM2355843v2, whole genome shotgun sequence genomic window:
- the LOC133837865 gene encoding terminal uridylyltransferase Tailor-like has translation MNLQYDINCSGDLAYCKNKLVKYIFDLQPIARYMVIYLRDWTNKHNLSGSFRSHIIVKMVIYFLQVAKFLPGIQHFLKNQLITSKDCDVDFIELKLSSFNMSKIIVNETETRKILTKFFQYYSNFSFSYYTNCPYLGFEVSTSSLSTKMPKSFTNPYFYRDAIVAQDMFYLNYNKAKPMKPCSVEHFKAACRKSIV, from the exons ATGAACTTACAATACGATATAAATTGTAGCGGCGATCTTGCTTATTGTAAGAATAAACTGGTGAAGTATATATTTGACTTGCAACCCATAG CTCGTTATATGGTTATTTATTTGAGAGATTGGACAAATAAACACAATCTAAGCGGAAGCTTCCGAAGCCACATAATTGTCAAAATGGTCATCTATTTCTTACAAGTAGCAAAATTTCTACCAGGAATTCAACATTTTctcaaaaatcaattaatcaCAAGTAAAG ATTGTGATGTCGATTTCATTGAGTTGAAATTATCATCCTTTAATATGAGCAAAATCATAGTTAATGAGACCGAAACACGAAAAATATTAACCAAATTTTTTCAATACTACtcaaacttttcattttcgtaTTACACAAATTGCCCTTATTTGGGATTTGAAGTATCGACCTCGTCGCTTTCTACAAAAATGCCCAAGAG TTTTACCAATCCATATTTTTACCGAGATGCCATTGTTGCTCAAGACATGTTTTACTTGAACTATAATAAAGCAAAACCTATGAAACCATGTTCTGTTGAGCACTTCAAGGCGGCGTGCCGAAAGAGTATTGTATAA
- the LOC133838083 gene encoding argininosuccinate synthase — protein MVVEKVVLAYSGGLDTSCILKWLLEQQYEVICVMADVGQKEDFEAARQKALKIGAKQVVVADVKQSFVQHYIWPAIQMGLIYEERYLLGTSLARPCISVALVEAAREHGAKYLAHGATGKGNDQVRFELSAYALQPDLKIIAPWRDLEFCRRFQGRLDLITYAKAHDIEVTAKPSTPWSTDANILHISYESGVLEDPNTVAPSSLYELTLHPLTQAPQTSTLVCIHFEHGLPTTVKDVASGREYNTPLDMLTFLNELGGKYGIGRIDIVENRYVGLKSRGVYETPGGTILYAAHQDLEVFSLDREVLRTKQLLRDRMSDYVYNGFWFSPEALYVRRCIELAEEQVTGQVTVELSPGYCRAIARKANDSAGALYNKQLVSMDEHGGYVPQDAGGFIAINAVRIREHVRAFGAYPTDK, from the exons ATGGTAGTTGAGAAGGTTGTCTTGGCATATTCTGGTGGCTTGGACACGAGCTGCATACTCAAGTGGCTGCTGGAGCAACAGTATGAGGTCATATGCGTGATGGCTGATGTTGGGCAAAAGGAGGATTTTGAGGCAGCCCGTCAAAAGGCGCTCAAGATAGGTGCCAAACAA GTAGTTGTTGCCGATGTCAAACAAAGTTTTGTCCAGCACTATATTTGGCCGGCGATCCAAATGGGTCTTATCTACGAAGAACGTTATCTGCTTGGCACCTCCTTAGCCCGACCGTGCATCAGTGTTGCCCTAGTGGAAGCCGCAAGAGAGCACGGAGCAAAGTACTTGGCGCATGGCGCAACTGGCAAGGGCAACGATCAAGTGCGCTTTGAGCTCTCTGCTTATGCGCTGCAGCCAGATCTCAAG ATTATTGCACCTTGGCGCGATTTGGAATTTTGTCGACGCTTTCAAGGTCGTCTGGATCTTATTACCTATGCAAAAGCTCATGACATTGAGGTGACAGCGAAGCCATCCACACCCTGGAGCACTGACGCCAACATACTGCACATAAGCTACGAGTCGGGTGTACTAGAAGATCCCAACACTGTCGCTCCTAGCAGTCTATACGAGCTAACACTGCATCCGCTCACCCAAGCGCCACAGACTTCCACTCTCGTGTGCATCCATTTTGAACACGGTCTGCCAACGACCGTCAAGGATGTGGCAAGTGGGCGAGAGTACAATACTCCACTGGATATGCTCACATTTCTAAATGAGCTGGGCGGAAAATATGGCATTGGAAGGATTGATATTGTCGAGAATCGATATGTAGGACTGAAATCTCGCGGTGTCTACGAGACTCCCGGTGGCACAATTCTCTACGCCGCGCATCAAGACCTGGAGGTATTTTCTCTAGATCGTGAAGTACTGCGCACAAAGCAACTATTACGCGATCGCATGTCTGACTATGTGTACAATGGCTTCTGGTTCAGTCCAGAGGCGCTCTACGTGCGACGCTGCATTGAGTTGGCCGAGGAGCAGGTCACTGGTCAGGTGACCGTTGAGTTATCGCCCGGATACTGTCGTGCCATTGCTCGCAAAGCCAACGATTCAGCGGGTGCGCTCTACAACAAGCAACTGGTCTCCATGGATGAACATGGTGGCTATGTGCCACAGGATGCTGGAGGATTCATAGCCATCAATGCAGTGCGCATCCGCGAGCACGTGCGTGCCTTCGGAGCCTACCCCACGGACAAGTAG